Proteins from a genomic interval of Medicago truncatula cultivar Jemalong A17 chromosome 3, MtrunA17r5.0-ANR, whole genome shotgun sequence:
- the LOC11406774 gene encoding probable methyltransferase PMT23, with the protein MLISSFVKAQSSLSFSSCIKSRMTNFVETFYKDRKFPFIFTLFALLICVTIILFANTTINFTASNPIAFYPDNVKVQQPFNHHDPPALTDSKDHQEQPLDHDAPPVLTDSKDHQEEPLHHDAPPVLTDSKDRQEQLPPNQHEGGLLHWEKAFDNNVSVDLNMVDWKLCKGVLAVDYIPCLDNLKAIKALKRRRHMEHRERHCPKSTPHCLLPLPKGYKVPVSWPKSRDMIWYDNVPHPKLVEYKKEQNWVVKSGEYLVFPGGGTQFKEGVNHYINFIEKTLPAIQWGKNIRVVLDAGCGVASFGGYLLDRNVITMSFAPKDEHEAQIQFALERGIPATLSVIGTQKLTFPDNGFDLIHCARCRVHWDADGGKPLFELNRILRPGGFFAWSATPVYRDDERDQKVWNAMVTVTKEMCWTVVAKTLDSSGIGLVIYQKPTSSSCYEKRKQNKPPICKNNESKQISWYTKLSSCLIPLPVDAAASWPMSWPNRLTSIPPSLSSEPDASDVFNNDTKHWSRIVSDIYLEAPVNWSSVRNIMDMNAGFGGFAAALIDRPLWVMNVVPIDMPDTLSVIFDRGLIGIYHDWCESLSTYPRTYDLVHSSFLFKSFNQRCDIVDVVVEIDRILRPDGYLLVQDSMEAIRKLGAILNSLHWSVTSYQNQFLVGRKSFWRPKP; encoded by the exons ATGCTAATTTCTTCCTTTGTAAAAGCACAatcctctctttctttctctagtTGTATCAAATCAAGAATGACAAATTTTGTTGAAACATTCTACAAAGACAGAAAGTTTCCATTCATTTTCACCCTCTTTGCCTTGCTTATTTGTGTCACAATCATCCTCTTTGCCAACACCACCATCAACTTCACCGCCTCTAATCCAATTGCCTTCTACCCCGACAACGTAAAAGTGCAGCAACCATTCAATCACCATGATCCTCCAGCACTCACAGATTCAAAAGATCATCAAGAACAACCACTAGACCACGATGCGCCTCCAGTACTCACAGATTCAAAAGATCATCAAGAAGAACCACTACACCACGATGCGCCTCCAGTACTTACAGATTCAAAAGATCGTCAAGAACAACTTCCACCAAATCAACATGAAGGAGGACTGCTCCATTGGGAAAAGGCTTTTGATAATAACGTTTCTGTTGATCTGAATATGGTGGATTGGAAGCTTTGTAAAGGTGTTTTAGCGGTAGATTATATACCATGCTTGGATAATCTTAAGGCTATTAAGGCTTTGAAAAGAAGGAGGCACATGGAGCATAGGGAAAGACATTGTCCTAAATCTACTCCTCATTGTTTGTTGCCTCTTCCCAAAGGGTATAAAGTTCCGGTTTCATGGCCTAAGAGCAGGGACATG ATTTGGTATGATAATGTACCTCATCCAAAGCTTGTTGAATACAAGAAGGAGCAAAATTGGGTGGTGAAATCAGGTGAATATCTTGTATTTCCCGGAGGTGGTACTCAATTCAAAGAAGGAGTTAACCATTATATTAATTTCATAGAGAAG ACACTACCAGCAATTCAATGGGGAAAGAATATCAGGGTTGTGCTTGATGCTGGTTGTGGAGTGGCTAGCTTTGGAGGGTATCTTTTGGACAGGAATGTTATTACTATGTCATTTGCACCAAAGGATGAGCATGAAGCTCAGATACAATTTGCTTTGGAGCGAGGAATTCCAGCAACTCTTTCTGTCATTGGAACACAAAAGCTGACATTTCCTGATAATGGATTTGATTTGATCCATTGTGCACGATGTAGGGTGCATTGGGATGCTGATG GTGGTAAGCCATTATTCGAACTCAATAGGATTCTTAGGCCTGGTGGTTTCTTTGCATGGTCAGCTACACCAGTTTATCGCGATGATGAAAGAGATCAGAAAGTATGGAATG CCATGGTGACTGTAACAAAAGAAATGTGTTGGACTGTTGTGGCTAAGACTCTTGATTCATCCGGAATTGGACTTGTTATATACCAGAAGCCTACGTCATCCTCCTGCTATGAGAAACGCAAACAGAACAAACCTCCTATATGTAAAAACAATGAAAGCAAACAAATCTCATG GTATACCAAACTGAGCAGCTGCCTTATTCCTCTTCCGGTGGATGCCGCGGCGAGCTGGCCCATGTCTTGGCCTAATAGGCTTACCAGTATACCTCCTAGCCTATCTTCTGAACCAGATGCCAGCGACGTGTTCAACAATGATACTAAACATTGGTCTAGAATAGTTTCAGACATTTATCTGGAAGCTCCTGTAAATTGGTCAAGTGTTCGAAATATAATGGACATGAATGCCGGTTTTGGAGG ATTTGCTGCAGCTCTTATCGATCGACCATTGTGGGTGATGAATGTAGTACCAATTGATATGCCAGATACTCTTTCTGTCATATTTGACAGGGGATTAATAGGAATTTATCATGATTGGTGTGAATCTTTGAGTACTTATCCTCGGACATATGATCTTGTTCATTCAAGCTTTCTCTTCAAAAGCTTTAACCAAAG ATGTGACATTGTAGATGTGGTTGTGGAAATAGATCGCATATTGAGACCAGATGGGTATCTCTTGGTTCAGGATTCAATGGAAGCAATTAGAAAGTTGGGTGCAATATTGAATTCACTTCATTGGTCTGTGACAtcttatcaaaatcaatttcttgTTGGTAGGAAGAGCTTCTGGCGTCCAAAGCCATAG
- the LOC11417999 gene encoding eukaryotic translation initiation factor 2 subunit alpha homolog translates to MTPNLECRMYEARYPEVDTAVMIQVKNIADMGAYVSLLEYNNIEGMILFSELSRRRIRSVNSLIKVGRTEPVMVLRVDKEKGYIDLSKRRVSEEDIQACEERYNKSKLVHSIMRHVAETLDLDLEELYVHIGWPLYRKYGHAFEAFKIAVANSDTVLSPLMREIKEVGPDGKAVTKVVPSVSEEMKNSLLMNIRRRMTPQPFKIRADIEMKCFQFDGIIHIKEAMQKAEAAGNDDCPVEIKLVAPPLYVLTTQTLDKEQGKLVLRNAIACCTESIEKHKGKLMLVKEIRADVDGDGPFPITPIQNENNDDVSSDEDSEEEEDTGMGEVDVENGNAIME, encoded by the exons ATGACTCCGAATTTGGAATGTCGCATGTACGAGGCAAGGTACCCGGAGGTAGACACGGCGGTGATGATACAGGTGAAGAACATCGCCGACATGGGTGCATACGTTTCACTTCTCGAATACAACAATATCGAGGGTATGATTCTGTTCTCCGAGCTTTCTCGCCGTCGAATTCGTAGTGTTAACAGTCTGATCAAGGTTGGTCGAACCGAACCGGTGATGGTTCTTCGTGTTGACAAAGAAAAGGGTTACATTGATCTTAGTAAACGTAGGGTTTCTGAAGAAGATATTCAAGCTTGTGAAGAAAGGTATAATAAGAGTAAACTTGTGCATTCTATTATGCGCCATGTTGCTGAAACCTTGGACCTTGATTTAGAG GAGCTTTATGTTCACATTGGATGGCCTTTGTATCGCAAATATGGTCATGCTTTTGAG GCGTTCAAGATAGCTGTGGCCAATTCTGATACGGTTTTGAGCCCTCTAATGCGTGAAATCAAGGAAGTTGGTCCTGATGGGAAAGCGGTGACCAAGGTGGTACCTTCTGTGTCTGAAGAAATGAAGAATTCTCTACTGATGAACATTAGAAGACGAATGACCCCTCAGCCATTCAAAATCAGGGCGGACATTGAAATGAAATGTTTTCAATTTGATGGAATTATACACATTAAG GAGGCAATGCAGAAGGCTGAAGCTGCTGGAAATGATGACTGCCCTGTGGAAATTAAACTTGTTGCTCCCCCACTTTATGTGCTTACCACTCAGACCCTTGACAAG GAGCAAGGAAAATTGGTTCTACGCAATGCCATTGCTTGTTGCACTGAATCAATAGAAAAACATAAGGGTAAACTTATGCTGGTGAAGGAAATTAGAGCG GATGTCGATGGTGATGGCCCATTTCCAATTACTCCGATTCAGAATGAAAATAATGATGATGTCAGTAGCGATGAAGACagtgaagaggaagaagatacTGGAATGGGCGAGGTTGATGTGGAGAATGGTAATGCGATAATGGAGTGA